The DNA region GGCCGTTAGGAATGCAACGATTGCTTCCACATGTGCAAATGCTGTAGTAAGTCAGTCTCCCTAACCTGAATGGTCGGCTGAGTGTTCAACTCTTACCTGAAGTCTATGAGTGTTCTACATAGACCTCAACTGGCATCCAAGTCTAGCTCTGACCTGAATTGTCGATTGGCTGTTCACTTCTGACCTGAATGATTGTCCAATTCTGGTCAAACGTTTACAGTTGTACCAGTACACTGTCCACCAAGCACCAAGCCTGTGAAGGCATTAGAATTTTCCTTCATGATAGGTCAGTCCTATCAGTCCAGGGGGACTTTTTTAAACGTGTTACCTGCTGCATGTTTAAAATGTTTTTGAAGGTTGATGCTCTGTGCTGGATTATGCAAATGACTACTTGTTTGTTTGATGAATTGTGACATTTACATTTTCGTCTACTTCATTTGATGAATTGTGACATTTACAGTTCATAGTATCTCTGTTCTAATTTAGGTTTGCTTTGTGATGATTAATATAAATCTTATTTTGTCTATATTTGCAGCAGGAAACCAACAAAGGTTGGTTCCAACGTCTGAATTGATTAAGTATACAAGCCAACTACTTTCGGAATCTAAACATGAAATTCACAGAAGCACTTTAAAGATGCCAGCATTAATTTTGGATCAAAAGGACAAAATGAATTCAATGTTTTTATCTAGTAATGGGCTGGTTGAAGATCCACTGGCTATTGAGAAAGAAAGGGCCGTGATAAACCCTTGGACTTCAGAAGAGAGAAATATTTTCTTGAAGAAATTTGCTGCCTTTGGAAAAGATTTTCGGAAAATAGCTACCTTCCTTGACCATAAGACAACGGCAGACTGTGTTGAGTTCTATTACAAAAATCACAAGTCTGattgttttgaaaaaataaaaaaaaaagataacGACAAGCTCAAGAAGTTTTATAAAGCCAAAACTGACTTGATGCCAAATACTTCTTCACTTGATATCTTGAGTGCAGCTTCAGTGATGGCAGATGACATTGCAAGAAATCGGAGAATGCGTTCTGGGCGTGCTCTTTGGAGGGGATATAACATGACTGCTAGGGTGAAAGGTTTTGGAGTTCTTCAAGATGAAAGAGAGACTGTTGCAGCTGATGTGTTAACGAGTATATGTGGTTCTGTTTTATCCGAGGCAACAAGTTCCTGCATAACTAGTTCAGTCAATCCTGTGAAAGGCAAAAGGGCCAGGAAATGCGTGAAAGCAAAGCCTCTACGCAAACCATCACCACCTCCAACGCCAGAAATTACTCAAACtattgatcatgaaacttgttCCGATGAGAGCTGTGGTGAAGTTGATCTTACTGATTGGACAGATGTGGAGAAGGCGGCCTTTCTTCATGCAGTATCATCCTTTGGAAAGGATTTTGCAATGATTGCTCGGTGTGTTAGAACAAGATCACAATATCATTGCAAAGTCTTTTTTAGCAAGACTCAGAAACGTCTCAGATTGAATCTCATGGGTCACAGACCTGAAAATGTTGGATCATTGGGGGATGATGACGCGGATGGTGGCAGGAGTGGCACAGATATTGCATGCATTGTAGAGACAGGTTCAGCCAACGGCTCTGATACGTCAGGTACTAAAACTGGCGTGGACCAGCCTGCAGCTGATAAGAACATGTGTCGTGATGAATCCAATCCTGTAAAAGCTAGCAACATGTCAGCTGACTTAGATGGATCAGAGGAAACTAATGGGAAAGTAGATCATGAAGATGTAAATATGATTTCTAATGTATGTGTGGTTGGGGGTGAGTCTAACCTGGACATTGATGGTAATGTAGGTGTCTTGTATGATTCTGACAGGTCTGGCTCAGTGCGGGCTCAAGATGAACCAAGTGAAGGGGGAGTTGCAGTTATAGAACTGGTGTCTGGTATGGAGATAATTGAACCATGCTACCCTATTTCTGTTGGTGATGATAGACTGGTTTCTGATGTTTCTTCTGGCCAACAGGGAAATGAATTGGAGGGTTCAACAATATGTCTAGTTGATAGAGATGAAGCTGATACAGATGTTGTAGTTCAGTTGAAAGACAACCTCCACGATACAAGCACTTTGGTGAATACTTCACTATCATCTCTGGAAGTTTCTTGTTCAAGATTGACTGTTGATGCTGGAAATGAGCCTCAATTACGCCTTGAAAAGTCTCCATTCTCAGGAACATCAGAGGGCCCTCTTACAAATGCAAATTCAACATTGCAATATACTGCTGCTGCTGCTGTACAACACAAGAAAACAACGAGCCAAGATACACCGTCCAGTAGCAATCTTGGCTATCAGCTTTGTAATCCTGGTAATTCATTGGACCGTGTTGAGGCTGTCCATGAATGCTATAATTTGCAAGTGCATTCTAAGAAGGAAATGAATGTGAATATGAGCTGCAGCGGGTCAGCAACTGAGTTGCCACTTTTGTCCCAAAAGATTGAACAGCATGAGCATTACAAAAGCGTGCAGTGTTTGTCAGATTCAGAAGAAGCACCCAGAAATGATGTGAAAATATTCGGGAAGATACTGACCATTCCTTCATCCACCCAGAAGCCTAATTTAGGTGTAAAGGGAAATGACGAAAATGGTACCCATCATCCGAAGTTAAACAGTGCTTCTTCCAGTCTGAAATTGACCAGCCATGCTAATGCTGGTGGAAAAATCCCTATTCTGGAGGTTGATCTCAATGACTGCCACGTCATTGAAAATGTTCCCGTTGTAAGTTATATCAATGGGAACAAAATTCAGCCAGGTTCATCATCACTACCTGACTCTGCAATTTTGCTTGCAAAATATCCTGCTGCATTTGGTAGTTACCCGATAACTTCCAAATTAGAGCAGGAGTCACTGCAGGCTTTGGCCAAGAATGATAACCAGCACTTGGATAGAGCTTCTGCATTTACAACCAGAGAAGTCAACGGAAGCAACGACGTGCTTGGTTATCATATATCTGGTGAAAGGGAAGATCTGAACGCGCAACCACTCATTGTAGATGACCTGCCGAGAAGAGATGGTTTTGAAGCGATATCGAGTTTGCAGCAGCATGTTACAAAAATGGTGGGAACAAATGCTGTTCAGAAGCCAGGGATTCTTGTTGGAGGATCCACGAGTGCGGTCTCAGATCCTGTGGCGGCCATCAGAATTCAGCATTCCCTTGCTAACCAGTTTGTTGGCCAATCCGGGAGTGTAATAGAAGAGGGTGAGTCATTGGCAGGGGAAGAAGATATGTGTAGCTAGATGTGTTCGGCTGCAGCAATACTGTATAATAGCTTCTCTTAAGCATGATTTATTTAAGCAGTGTAATAGGTGTTTAAGATAATAATTTTAATATGGCAGCAGccatgttgttgttgtatttttaTAGGAATTCTTGAATAATTTCTGAAAATATTTATGGGCAAGTGCCATTTTGGCGGGTCCCTTAACCCATCACTGCCCATTTCGACAATGATTTTGCAGGTTAAATATTACTTATTGGTTGCTACAACTCCGTGATAAGGATAGTTTTTACTTCAAAATTTACTCCTTAGGTTGAAGAACCACAATTTTCCCTCTAATGGACTACTCTAGACATCTCTTTCTCTAATTAGGATGAGTTTAATAAGCCAGTGATAAGATGTGATGTGAGTCACTCTTGTTCTTTTTCTCCCTCTAAACTAGGTTTCAAATCTTAATAGAAGCTATATAAGACAGTGCGCCCTTACCGCCGAACACATCTAACTACCCAAATCTTCTTCCCCCATCAAAGACTCATCCTCTTTCATTACACTTCTGGTTGACCAACAAACTGATTAGCATTGCAAACTTGAGATTGCTTCAAAACCATTTCTTTGCATGTCATCTTCTATTATTGGCCGTGCACTCAGATTGTCTCTTTCTTTAAACATTTGATAACCATTCCATTGACTCCCCGCTTGTAAGAACTCACAAGCAAAATGACAGAATCAGGTAGTGACACAAACCTGGCTGAATTTTGTTTCCATTGATATAACTTACAACAGAAACATTTTCAATGACATGTCAGTCATTAAGATCAACCTCCAAAACAGATATTTTCCCATCAGCACCAGCATGCCCAATTAATTTCAGACTAGAAGAGGCAGTGTTTAACTTCGGATGATTGGTACCATTTTCAATGATCCAACGGTCTTTAAGATCAACCTCCAAAACAGGTACTTTTCCACCAGCATTAGCATGGTGGGTTATTTTGAAACAGGAGGCCGAGTTTTGTTCCCATTGATATAACTTACCATGACAATATTTTGCTTGTCAAAAGTGAAGCCAAATCTGTGTGAATTGAATAGGTCATTAATAGGAGATTCTATAAGAACAATCAAACTCCATTAAAAGTTCAATTTAATTGGTGTAAACATAACAAATCAGTAAATAAAATTGTGGTAAGTACCTTATATGGTTTGATAGTATAAGCACAAGAAACATTGAAGTTCTGGATTTGAAGACAATCAATTCCTTACATGATGCAAAAATCAATCATAGATTTGGCCAAGGGCAGACTGCAAAAGACTCTCAAAGAGATTAGCCATATAAATTGGGATTCATAAATTTTAGAGTTTATCATCGAGATTTTATAAGAACAATCAAACTTTAAAATTTCAATTAGATTGTTGTGAACATCACAAATTAAGTAAAGAAAAAGATTGCAATGCGTACCTCATAACTAGATAGTATTAGAAGAAACAACACCGAAGGTAGGTTGCAAATGATTCTAAGTGATTAGCCTCAAAGTAAGCTAGTCGAGGGCGGTGGAAAATTCCTGTTAGTTGAATAGGTCATTAGTTGGGGATTCATGAATTTTAAAGCTTAAAATTTGGATTTCATTAGAACAAATAAATTCCATTGAAAATTCAATTAAATTGGTTTAAGCATAATAAAATCAATAAAGAATATAGTGCATACCTTATGACTTAATAGTATTTGCACAAGCAATATTGAAGTCGATGGTTCAGAGAAGACTGTCGTTGTGTTATTTGATATAGAAATCAAATATAAATTAGGCGAAGAGTAATCTGTAAAAGATTCTAAACAATTAATTCATTGCGTTATGTGTTATAAAAATTAAATACAAATTAGGCGAAGAATAACCTGCAAAAAATTCTAAATAATTTATCTCGAGGTAGATAATCGAGAGTAGTGCTGATTGTGCCGATTACGAGTTGATGATCTAGGTTAATTTAAATAGGGGTGGGAGGGGTATGAATGAAGAGAAGTGGAGTGACCGATTACGAGTTGATGTCTAGGTTAATATAAATAGGGGTGAGAGGGGTAGGAATGAAGAGACATGGAGTGGTCGATTACGAGTTGATGTCTAGATTAAGGGGTAGGAATGAAGAGACATGGAGTGGTCGATTACGAGTTGATGtctaaattaaataaatagggGTGAGAGGGGTAAGAATGAAGAGACATGGAGTGGTCAATTACGAGTTGATGATCTAAGTTAGTTTAAATAGGGGTTGTATGAGGTAGGAATGAAGATACATGGAGTGTCTGATTACAAGTTGATGGTCTAGTTTAGTTTAAATAGGGGTAAGAAGGATAAAGAGATGACAGACATGACGACAAAAAGTATTAGGTAGCCAAATGAGATATCTTACGAGTTAAGCGAGAGATATCTTACGAATTAAGCGAGAGATATCTTATGAGTTAAGCAAATGTGAAATAAGGTAAAAGTCAGAttacaaaagaaaaaaatcaatAATTATGAGTTGGTAAATAATATTTGATTCGACTGATATATAATttctaaaaataataatttttttatcaGTGATTTATTgtaaaattataaattttaatgtctaattaaaaaattatttatataaaaaaataaaatttataataGTGTAAAGTAAAGTAAATGTtattaacaaaaataaaaataaaaatactaattattattttttaatatatatttgAGTGGACTATATAAAATCCAATAAAAATAATCCTTAACAAGGTTACGAAATTATATCAgatattttatattttaatataaCACGCCTATATATAAGATAAAATGATCAAAATACTCttttaacaaaataaaattattaaagtaaaattaaatattttggatttttcaaaaaaCTTTTTAACACTTAGGATTTGTTTGAAATTGTTCTAATATACACAAGTATAggaaaaaaaaaatcatatatGACAAAACTCTATTATTAAGCCTTATACTGAACCATTTATTTTTAGTTCCCTTATTAATCGAGAATTTTTCTAACActctattattattattattattattattattattattattattattattattattattattattattaataataataagGTAATACTAACTTGTATCCTAGGGGCATAAGTTAAGAATTAAAGAAAGTAATGTTATATTGAAAATTGTACATtgatttaaataaaaatataaaattaatttttaaattattcTTTTCAATACAAACATTCTATAAGTGGATTTCTTATCTTGTGTTCTATGACACAAGTTTGCATTACccttattattattattattattattattattattattattattattattattattattattattattattattattgattttaaggatttatttaaaaaaaattcaattaaaataaaagattttattttttaaaaacaatttaaaattttataaaaaatattatttttcaaaatatgaattttctaatttttattcaaaagtataaaataattttttttagaCAAAAGGAGGGCCGAAGCCCAAACAATATCACAACTACCCAATCCTAGAAGCATCATACTGAACAAACCTAAGCAGGAAGGAGGGACAAGTATCAAAAATACTATAACTAGTATTCAAAGAAAGACTAAACTTCCGTACATTTATTAGCTTCGCGGAGGATATACTTAACACGAAAATTTTGTAAGCCTTTGAGGTCGGTCATCTTGAATTTTATGAACCATGTTCAACCCAAATTTTCTATGAAGTTTATAACTAGTAATAACTTTTAAAACTTCCACATTGTCCACCTGAAACTCAACATTTTTAATACTATAGTTTTTGACCAATCTGATTCCTTCATGAACTCCACAAAATTCAACAATAAGGGCATTGCAGTTACCAATGTACTTGGCAAAACCCCCTAACCCGTCACCTTTATCATTCCTTATAAGACCACCGCACCCAGCTATACAATTACTACTAGCTGCACTATCTGTGTTAACAATCAACCAAATCTCTTTAGCAGGCGCCCACCTCGCAACAACCCTAGGCTTGGAATTGCTTACTACCTTCTTATGCAACGCCATAACACATTTGTACTGGCCATGAGAAAGATGAATGTCACTAGCCAACATCACAGGAAACACATAACCAGAATTGTGAAGTTTTTGATTCCTCCACTGCCAAATCTTATAACAAGCAGTGGCCAAAATAGCAGACCAATCCATACAAGGAGAACCTAGGTTCTGAAAAAGATTAAACTCTATACATTCATCAAGTGCAAGATAAAAGAATGTAGTACGAGATCAAGCATGAACCATACTAAGCCAGATATCCTTAGCCACCAAACAGTCCCTGAGCACATGTAATAAGGATTCAACAACACCATAGCAATCTCCACAGAAAGATACGCATACGGAGTACAATTTAGTTTTTAATCCTTTATTCTGAACCAGCCAAATAAGATGTCTAATTCTTTCAGAAACTTCAAGCTTCCAAATCTTGCGCCACTGCTTTTCCTTCGCATCCTGATAAGTGGAGTTTTGAAGCTCATAAGAGCTATCAATAGTGAATTGGCCAGTCAAAGTTCCACTCCAAAGGCAACTATCTTGATAAGGACTGTCTCTTTGAGGAGGAGTTATGGCACAAATTTTCTCCACAAACTCTGCAGGAATTTTAGAATTAATAAGGTTCCAATTCTAGTTTCCTTGGTGATCAACTAGCTCATTGAGTAAAATAACCTCCGAACTAGAGCCAGGAGTGGACAACACATTTCTAAGCTTCAAACCTTTCACCACCCAACAGTCATCCAACACATTAATCCTAATACCCAGACACATACCCAGATCACCACCCTACGTGCCTTATCTGGTACCAGATGACTATAGAAATCACCGAGTATGACATCAAGATCTCTGTAGCGGAGTGTCAGAGGAGAAAATACAGAGGGAGGTCTTGGAATAATCTAAAGATACCCAAATTGATGCAGGACCCGCTCAGGTAGATATGGATACATCAGGCACGATCCACAATTCAATCGTTCAAAGTAGAAGGTTATATCGTCCAAGGAACATGTCTAATGATGACCTTTGTATGGATATAAGCATATGCCATATGCTACAATGCCAATAAACACCTGAAATAACTATATCTCCTGATTCCCCCTGTACGGGGCAAAAGGTAGAAGCACATGGCCAATCCTCAATGTAGTCTATGACATGTTGCCATCCAGATATGCGAGGAGAGTGAGAGATGATCCATGCCTGAAAATAGTTCATATAGATACTAGCATTGTGAAAATATTAGTAACAGTATGTCAGGTAGACAACAATGACATATGTTTCACTTTTGTCCACAAATATTGTCGTGTCAACCAATAATAGAAAGTATGACCTCAATGCACATTATCCGTGGAACAAAACCTGCTCGCCATCACCTTCGGCCTCCATTGCCGCAACCAGGTGGTATTTGTACAGTTCTGACAACGCCTCTCGTGGCATCAAGGTCCCGTTGGGCCTCACCTTGGTCAGCTCCCAAATAGTTTACCATCAATTCAAGTGCATCTGATTTCTTGATCCAAGAACGGTTTAGTAATCTTCCCCTAATCATAAGATGAAGAAGGCATAAGACATTATCAAGGGTGATGGATATATCACCATGAGAGGTATGGAAAGATGATGTCTCCTTGTTCCATCTCTCCATAAAATCCTCCAACATGCCATGATTAATGGTCATGTATCCAATGGCACATAATTTCCAGCCTGGAGTAACGAAAGACATCTTAAAACCACGCATCTACATTCTGTTATAGGTTCAAAATCGTCCTGACATGGTTTACAGATTTTACAATTTCACACTCCGGT from Lathyrus oleraceus cultivar Zhongwan6 chromosome 1, CAAS_Psat_ZW6_1.0, whole genome shotgun sequence includes:
- the LOC127126546 gene encoding uncharacterized protein LOC127126546 isoform X3 — encoded protein: MSLEPLDRKRKYESSESLGGSVVRWRGSSSHHQHHRPHPFNRPGNFRRMAGHRRQDNWQTFPEESSQEHMLSRPCDKNLEEDNCRSRGDGKYGRGYKESRGAFSQREWKGRPWESPSNSLSMSRRQTNAFNERKSGDDMLTYPPHPNSGSLSTWEQHHMKDQRDKMGGINRFGTGPRYDRDSSLGTVDWKPLKWTRPGSVRDSSFSQSSGTRSLGGANSKGNYEGKYGLQPKIATAVESNSREAAICRTSSAPSEEANSKKKPRLNWGEGLAKFEKKHVEGPEVTSNKDGAVSPPFNMEPSNFLCPSLVSKNTKVSELSGSASPAAPTTAARSSSPAGADDKLFGKAANMDSDVGNLSSSPDRGSQNHLQMFSLNLEKVDIDSLTSLGSSLVKLPQSEDLSSVDYNLSRSTTMNELLILKAGISKVLEVTETEIDSLENEHRSLKSESEGRFPCSAAVGSLLCYNGKPCSDDKVSCLESSPIVSSDNLIVEKVPIATNFVNMHDNCQEDDTNSHGPARSKVVEPLPIINAVSSCDVRRYGSGSEDLGGIQSKAMQCLIPCTNRHAANVSVCGTSNSFLEVKDGVGAKKSASLHSRTEDNLYEKIISCNKKSAKAAHEVFAKLLPETCRKDGKVGASTGSCSQNDTLIMEKFAEKRRLTRLRERVMTLKYTALHHFWKEDMRLLSIRKQRPKSHKKLEASYSHQKKRSSISFRFPFPGNQQRLVPTSELIKYTSQLLSESKHEIHRSTLKMPALILDQKDKMNSMFLSSNGLVEDPLAIEKERAVINPWTSEERNIFLKKFAAFGKDFRKIATFLDHKTTADCVEFYYKNHKSDCFEKIKKKDNDKLKKFYKAKTDLMPNTSSLDILSAASVMADDIARNRRMRSGRALWRGYNMTARVKGFGVLQDERETVAADVLTSICGSVLSEATSSCITSSVNPVKGKRARKCVKAKPLRKPSPPPTPEITQTIDHETCSDESCGEVDLTDWTDVEKAAFLHAVSSFGKDFAMIARCVRTRSQYHCKVFFSKTQKRLRLNLMGHRPENVGSLGDDDADGGRSGTDIACIVETGSANGSDTSGTKTGVDQPAADKNMCRDESNPVKASNMSADLDGSEETNGKVDHEDVNMISNVCVVGGESNLDIDGNVGVLYDSDRSGSVRAQDEPSEGGVAVIELVSGMEIIEPCYPISVGDDRLVSDVSSGQQGNELEGSTICLVDRDEADTDVVVQLKDNLHDTSTLVNTSLSSLEVSCSRLTVDAGNEPQLRLEKSPFSGTSEGPLTNANSTLQYTAAAAVQHKKTTSQDTPSSSNLGYQLCNPGNSLDRVEAVHECYNLQVHSKKEMNVNMSCSGSATELPLLSQKIEQHEHYKSVQCLSDSEEAPRNDVKIFGKILTIPSSTQKPNLGVKGNDENGTHHPKLNSASSSLKLTSHANAGGKIPILEVDLNDCHVIENVPVVSYINGNKIQPGSSSLPDSAILLAKYPAAFGSYPITSKLEQESLQALAKNDNQHLDRASAFTTREVNGSNDVLGYHISGEREDLNAQPLIVDDLPRRDGFEAISSLQQHVTKMVGTNAVQKPGILVGGSTSAVSDPVAAIRIQHSLANQFVGQSGSVIEEGESLAGEEDMCS